The Flammeovirgaceae bacterium genome contains a region encoding:
- a CDS encoding sigma-70 family RNA polymerase sigma factor, whose protein sequence is MEEPISQHYSETEKHRIFHSEFMPHINSMHNFAYRLTLDADDASDLVQDTYLKAYRFIDSFQQGTNAKAWLFRILKNSFINDYRKKSKEPSKVDYQEVETYYNSDDVNRQITPDLRVEALQDMIGDEISNALNSLDVDFRTVIILCDLEGFKYDEMAKILDIPIGTVRSRLHRARNLLKEKLTDYARKMGYKNT, encoded by the coding sequence ATGGAAGAACCCATCAGCCAGCACTACAGTGAAACGGAGAAGCACCGCATCTTCCATTCTGAGTTTATGCCTCATATAAACTCCATGCACAATTTTGCTTACCGGCTTACGCTGGATGCCGATGATGCAAGCGATTTGGTTCAGGACACCTATTTAAAGGCCTACCGCTTCATTGATTCCTTCCAGCAAGGAACTAATGCCAAAGCCTGGCTGTTTCGGATTTTAAAAAACAGCTTCATTAACGACTACCGCAAGAAGAGCAAGGAGCCTTCGAAGGTAGATTACCAGGAGGTTGAAACGTACTATAACTCGGATGATGTAAACCGGCAGATTACACCGGATTTGCGTGTTGAGGCCCTGCAGGATATGATTGGCGATGAGATCTCCAATGCCCTTAACTCGCTGGATGTTGACTTCAGAACGGTGATTATCCTGTGTGATTTGGAAGGTTTTAAATACGATGAAATGGCCAAGATTCTCGATATTCCAATCGGAACGGTGCGCAGCCGCCTGCACCGGGCGCGCAACCTGCTGAAAGAAAAGCTAACCGATTACGCCAGAAAAATGGGTTACAAAAACACGTAA
- a CDS encoding carboxypeptidase-like regulatory domain-containing protein, producing MQKVYSQAWNIRLTCLGFLLALTPPLFAGGIRGTVKADDGTLLSYATIYVKQAGTGTTTNVNGYYELSIPPGNYNIVYQYLGYETQERQVTVAEKFEEINIVMKQQVIVLQQVTISSGNEDPAYTIMRKAIAKAKYHTQQIDSFSARVYIKGAGKLKDYPWLAKKALEKEGIKKDRVFISESVSEIRYRRPATFSEKVISIRSDGKDNNTSPNAFIFGSFYQPVIAETVSPLSPAAFGYYKFEYQGTFKDRNYDISRIKVTPRSRGDNVVEGTIYIVEDWWSIHSLDVITTKLGVKIGVKQVYAPIDDKAWLPVSQQFVVDGRFFGFEFEYNYLATVSDYKIMLNPELVVETMEVIDDKLHKEQAKEIEKKFGQKNQQLQERMASGKEITRKELKTILKEYEKEERKELKEPEVLYNTSFKVDSGAYKKDSAYWSLIRPVPLTLEEVKGYKITDSIAIEEKKREEGDTIKRAQKNKKGFQPWDLIVGDYYKISKHSNLQIEFPQVWFNTVEGFNLIYRLNYGIIVQDTNRTHINIRPTFRYAFSRETASGTLRLQIRNRNHRFELEGGRYIRQFNADEPILPVVNTFTTLFLEQNWMKIYERDFIALSYRKRFSPKYSAETTWSWAQRRELFNTTNYKWIDRDKIEDYTPNAPVNAELINTGFAEHYAFIGSVGLSARPWLKYRIRNGRKAEIENSSPTFNLYYEKGFTGLQSELDFDRIEIGGRHEFGIGVRGRMHLALRGGAFLNADSLAFIDFKHFLGNRTPLATTDPIGSFRLLDYYIHSTADKYLIANMHYQFRRFLVSSIYEVRMLGIRENIFVNYLATPTSRNYTELGYSINGILRFFRIEAAVAFQDGKYQSYGFRFGIATNLAVRFSDN from the coding sequence ATGCAAAAAGTCTACTCACAAGCATGGAACATCCGGTTAACCTGCCTGGGGTTTTTGCTGGCGCTTACTCCTCCGCTTTTTGCCGGTGGTATTCGTGGAACGGTTAAAGCCGATGATGGAACGTTGCTTTCCTACGCTACTATTTATGTAAAGCAAGCAGGAACCGGCACGACCACCAACGTAAACGGCTATTACGAATTATCCATTCCGCCCGGCAACTATAACATTGTGTACCAATACCTCGGCTATGAAACGCAGGAGCGCCAGGTAACCGTAGCTGAAAAATTTGAAGAGATTAACATCGTCATGAAGCAACAGGTAATCGTGTTGCAGCAGGTTACCATTTCATCGGGTAATGAAGACCCGGCCTATACCATCATGCGCAAAGCCATCGCCAAAGCGAAGTACCATACCCAACAAATTGATAGTTTTTCGGCACGTGTTTATATAAAGGGTGCAGGTAAGCTAAAAGATTACCCGTGGCTGGCAAAAAAGGCCCTGGAAAAAGAAGGGATTAAAAAAGATCGCGTGTTTATCTCTGAATCCGTCAGCGAAATCCGGTACAGGCGCCCTGCAACATTCTCTGAAAAAGTAATTTCCATCCGCAGCGATGGCAAAGACAACAACACTTCGCCCAACGCATTCATCTTCGGCAGTTTTTACCAGCCCGTGATTGCCGAAACCGTGTCACCGCTGTCGCCCGCTGCTTTTGGCTATTATAAATTTGAATACCAGGGCACATTTAAAGATCGCAACTACGACATCAGCCGCATAAAAGTTACCCCGCGCAGCCGGGGCGACAATGTAGTTGAAGGAACCATTTACATTGTAGAAGACTGGTGGAGCATCCACAGCCTGGATGTAATTACAACAAAGCTGGGAGTAAAAATCGGGGTGAAGCAAGTTTATGCACCGATTGATGATAAAGCCTGGTTGCCCGTTTCACAACAATTTGTTGTGGATGGCCGCTTTTTCGGCTTTGAGTTTGAATACAACTACCTGGCAACTGTAAGCGACTATAAAATTATGCTTAATCCTGAACTGGTTGTAGAAACCATGGAAGTAATTGATGACAAACTCCATAAAGAACAGGCAAAAGAGATTGAAAAGAAATTCGGGCAGAAAAACCAGCAACTGCAGGAGCGGATGGCTTCCGGTAAGGAGATTACCCGGAAAGAACTGAAAACGATACTGAAAGAATACGAGAAAGAAGAACGCAAAGAACTAAAAGAACCGGAAGTGCTCTACAACACTTCGTTTAAGGTGGATAGTGGTGCTTATAAAAAAGATTCGGCCTATTGGTCACTCATCCGGCCGGTGCCCTTAACCCTCGAAGAAGTAAAGGGTTACAAAATCACTGATAGCATCGCCATCGAAGAAAAGAAACGCGAAGAGGGCGATACAATTAAACGGGCTCAAAAGAACAAAAAAGGCTTTCAGCCGTGGGACCTTATCGTTGGCGATTATTATAAAATCTCAAAACATTCAAACCTGCAAATTGAATTCCCTCAAGTTTGGTTTAACACGGTGGAAGGATTCAACCTGATTTACCGCCTGAACTATGGCATCATCGTTCAGGATACAAACCGCACACACATCAACATCAGGCCCACGTTCCGGTATGCGTTTTCAAGAGAAACCGCCAGCGGTACGCTGCGTCTTCAGATACGCAACCGAAACCACCGGTTTGAACTGGAAGGAGGCCGGTACATACGGCAATTCAATGCCGATGAACCCATACTGCCGGTAGTCAACACATTTACAACTCTTTTTTTAGAACAAAACTGGATGAAAATATATGAGCGCGATTTCATCGCGCTGTCATATCGAAAGCGTTTCTCACCAAAATATTCAGCCGAAACAACCTGGTCATGGGCACAGCGCAGGGAACTTTTCAACACCACAAACTATAAATGGATTGACCGCGATAAAATTGAAGACTACACACCTAATGCCCCCGTTAATGCCGAACTTATAAACACAGGCTTTGCTGAACATTATGCCTTTATCGGATCGGTTGGTCTTTCGGCACGGCCCTGGCTGAAATACCGCATCCGTAACGGAAGAAAAGCTGAAATCGAAAATTCCTCACCCACCTTCAACCTGTATTACGAAAAAGGGTTCACCGGCCTGCAAAGTGAACTGGATTTCGACCGGATAGAAATTGGCGGACGCCATGAATTTGGCATTGGCGTACGCGGCCGCATGCACCTGGCACTGCGGGGCGGAGCTTTTTTAAATGCCGACAGCCTGGCGTTTATTGATTTCAAACACTTCTTAGGTAACCGCACGCCATTGGCCACCACCGACCCGATTGGAAGTTTCCGCCTGCTCGACTATTATATACACAGTACGGCTGATAAATACCTTATCGCCAATATGCATTACCAGTTCAGGCGTTTCCTGGTGTCATCTATTTACGAAGTACGCATGCTGGGCATCCGCGAAAATATTTTTGTGAATTACCTGGCCACCCCCACCTCCAGAAACTACACCGAACTCGGCTACAGTATCAATGGCATCCTGCGCTTCTTCCGGATTGAGGCAGCCGTGGCTTTTCAGGATGGAAAATACCAGTCGTACGGATTCCGGTTTGGCATCGCCACCAACCTGGCTGTCCGGTTCTCCGATAATTAA
- a CDS encoding saccharopine dehydrogenase NADP-binding domain-containing protein has protein sequence MKADTIIVYGSYGYTGRLIVEECRRRGLNAILSGRDGRQLAEQGAETGYPVQSVALSDTKALHALLERGAVVIHCAGPFQFTARHMVEACLNTGTHYTDITGEYQVFDKIFSYAEAARNKGIMLMPGTGFDVVPSDCLALYLKEKLPTATSLQLAFASSGGFSRGTSKTMVEGLGYGSTIRKEGKYVTLKTAEKVLDVDFGPFTSKAVCIPWGDIATAWRSTGIPNIEVYAGVSSKTIRFLKASNFLNPLLGQRWVKNFLQRQIENQPPGPSAEKLATARSYLWGRVKDDAGNELHARIQTLNGYMLTAKTSVLIAEKILNKNLNPGFHTPAMAYGANLILEISGTTRTG, from the coding sequence ATGAAAGCTGATACAATTATTGTTTACGGTTCGTACGGCTATACCGGCCGGTTGATTGTGGAGGAATGCCGCAGGCGCGGACTTAATGCTATTTTATCGGGCCGCGATGGCCGGCAGTTAGCTGAACAAGGGGCCGAAACGGGTTATCCGGTCCAATCGGTTGCGTTATCGGATACAAAGGCACTGCATGCCCTGCTTGAAAGAGGAGCTGTGGTTATTCATTGTGCGGGCCCGTTTCAGTTTACCGCCCGACACATGGTGGAAGCCTGTTTGAATACCGGCACCCATTACACCGACATTACCGGTGAATACCAGGTGTTTGATAAGATTTTCAGTTACGCTGAGGCTGCAAGGAATAAAGGTATTATGCTGATGCCCGGCACCGGCTTTGACGTGGTGCCATCGGATTGCCTGGCGCTTTACCTCAAAGAAAAACTCCCCACGGCCACCAGTCTGCAACTTGCATTTGCCTCGTCAGGCGGATTTTCAAGGGGTACTTCCAAAACCATGGTTGAAGGACTTGGTTACGGAAGCACCATCCGTAAAGAAGGCAAATATGTAACCCTTAAAACTGCTGAAAAGGTTTTGGATGTTGACTTTGGGCCGTTTACAAGCAAGGCGGTGTGCATTCCCTGGGGTGATATTGCCACCGCCTGGCGCAGCACCGGCATACCCAACATTGAAGTATATGCCGGTGTGAGCAGCAAAACTATCCGGTTTCTGAAGGCAAGTAATTTTTTAAACCCGTTGCTTGGTCAACGGTGGGTGAAAAATTTCCTGCAACGACAGATTGAAAACCAGCCGCCCGGGCCTTCGGCTGAAAAGCTGGCCACGGCCCGCAGCTATTTATGGGGCCGCGTGAAGGACGATGCCGGAAATGAATTACATGCCCGTATACAAACGTTAAACGGTTACATGCTTACCGCCAAAACCAGTGTACTGATTGCAGAGAAAATTCTTAATAAAAATTTAAACCCCGGCTTTCACACTCCGGCTATGGCGTATGGGGCAAATCTGATACTGGAAATAAGCGGAACTACCCGCACCGGCTGA
- the selD gene encoding selenide, water dikinase SelD gives MNEMKLTLFSHGAGCGCKIAPAVLEEILQSYQLPSSFSRLLVGNETKDDAAVYELTDGTCIISTTDFFMPIVDDPFTFGAIASANALSDVYAMGGTPLMALAILGWPVDKLPVEAAQQVLKGSRSMCEQAGIPLAGGHSIDSQEPIFGLAVTGTVKKQNLKRNNTAKPGDLLYLTKPLGTGIITTAQKRGQALAADVEEAVRVMTQLNTLGEKMGEIQAVTAMTDVTGFGLLGHLLEVCESSGVSAEIDYTKIPLINQLSDYTARMIYPDNTMRNWQSFQSKVNGIGSESLLTLCDPQTSGGLLICVQAEYKNTFEQRFGVQGLQPIGKLTKEQPSTITIHHG, from the coding sequence ATGAACGAAATGAAACTAACGCTATTCTCGCACGGAGCGGGCTGTGGTTGCAAAATTGCCCCGGCTGTACTTGAAGAAATTCTGCAATCATACCAGCTACCTTCATCATTCTCCCGCTTATTGGTGGGCAATGAAACGAAAGACGATGCAGCCGTATATGAACTTACCGATGGAACCTGCATCATCAGCACCACCGACTTTTTTATGCCTATTGTGGATGACCCGTTTACGTTTGGTGCTATTGCATCGGCCAATGCATTAAGCGATGTGTATGCCATGGGGGGCACACCGCTGATGGCGCTGGCCATCCTGGGCTGGCCGGTTGACAAACTTCCGGTAGAAGCAGCACAGCAGGTACTAAAAGGCAGTCGATCAATGTGTGAGCAGGCCGGCATTCCGCTGGCCGGTGGGCACAGTATCGACAGCCAGGAACCGATTTTTGGCCTGGCTGTAACAGGAACTGTAAAAAAGCAAAACCTGAAACGTAACAATACCGCTAAACCAGGCGATTTACTTTACCTTACAAAACCGCTTGGAACCGGTATTATAACCACTGCCCAAAAACGCGGGCAGGCCCTTGCCGCAGATGTGGAAGAAGCCGTACGTGTAATGACACAGTTAAACACGCTGGGTGAAAAAATGGGCGAAATCCAGGCGGTTACGGCCATGACCGATGTTACCGGCTTCGGATTACTGGGCCATCTGCTGGAAGTGTGTGAAAGCAGCGGAGTATCGGCCGAGATTGATTACACCAAAATTCCGCTTATCAACCAACTTTCGGATTACACTGCTAGAATGATTTACCCTGACAACACCATGCGTAACTGGCAAAGTTTTCAGTCGAAGGTAAACGGCATCGGAAGTGAATCGTTACTAACCCTGTGCGACCCGCAAACAAGCGGAGGCTTGTTGATTTGTGTGCAGGCGGAATACAAAAATACCTTCGAGCAGAGATTTGGCGTACAAGGGCTGCAGCCGATTGGAAAATTAACTAAAGAACAACCTTCTACAATCACCATACACCATGGATGA
- a CDS encoding nicotinate-nucleotide adenylyltransferase: MKIGLFFGSFNPIHTGHMIIANIMAETTDLKKVWFVVTPQNPLKPSKGLLHDFDRYDMVRAAAYDNYKLEVSDVEFHLPKPNYTIHTLVHLSEKHPDKQFKVIIGEDNLETFTRWKNYERILKDYGLYVYPRPNVTNSELKRHPNVKLVEAPMIDISATFIRNCIRKGQSVRYLVPDPVEEMIRTRNFYR; this comes from the coding sequence ATGAAAATCGGTCTTTTCTTCGGCTCCTTCAACCCCATCCATACCGGCCACATGATCATTGCCAACATCATGGCCGAAACCACCGACCTGAAAAAAGTGTGGTTCGTTGTAACACCTCAAAACCCACTGAAACCCAGCAAAGGTTTACTGCATGATTTTGACCGGTATGACATGGTGCGCGCTGCCGCCTATGATAACTACAAACTGGAAGTATCGGATGTGGAGTTTCATCTGCCCAAACCGAATTACACCATTCATACGCTGGTACACCTGTCTGAAAAACACCCCGATAAGCAGTTTAAAGTAATTATCGGTGAAGACAACCTGGAAACCTTTACCCGCTGGAAGAATTACGAAAGAATACTTAAGGATTACGGGTTGTATGTTTACCCCAGACCCAACGTAACAAATTCAGAACTAAAGCGTCACCCAAACGTTAAACTGGTCGAAGCGCCCATGATCGACATATCTGCCACCTTTATCCGCAACTGCATCCGAAAAGGCCAATCCGTGCGTTATCTTGTTCCCGATCCGGTGGAAGAAATGATTCGCACCCGTAATTTTTACAGGTAA
- the gmk gene encoding guanylate kinase produces MAGKALIFSAPSGSGKTTIVKHLLQNNSDLGFSISASTRDKRGRSEQHGKDYYFLTPEEFKKKIDNDEFIEWEEVYEGNYYGTLKSEIERIWKEGKNVIFDVDVKGGLNLKKYFGNKALAVFVKVPSLEVLEERLKMRGTESHGSLSQRLFKAKFEMTFQDKFDVVLVNEDLNKSLAKAQQLYEEFKKK; encoded by the coding sequence ATGGCCGGCAAAGCGTTAATCTTTTCTGCACCCTCCGGTTCCGGTAAGACCACCATTGTAAAACACCTGCTGCAAAACAATTCCGATCTTGGGTTTTCGATTTCGGCTTCTACGCGCGACAAACGCGGGCGTTCCGAACAACACGGAAAAGACTATTACTTTCTTACGCCCGAAGAATTCAAAAAGAAAATAGATAACGATGAGTTTATAGAATGGGAAGAAGTGTACGAAGGAAACTACTACGGCACGCTGAAATCAGAAATTGAGCGCATCTGGAAAGAAGGTAAAAATGTAATCTTTGACGTAGACGTAAAAGGCGGACTGAACCTGAAAAAATATTTTGGCAACAAGGCCCTGGCTGTCTTTGTAAAAGTTCCATCGCTGGAAGTTCTGGAAGAACGATTAAAAATGCGGGGTACCGAATCGCACGGCAGCCTGTCGCAACGCCTGTTCAAGGCAAAATTCGAAATGACATTTCAGGATAAGTTTGATGTAGTACTGGTTAATGAGGATTTGAACAAATCGCTGGCCAAAGCCCAGCAGCTCTACGAGGAATTCAAGAAGAAGTAA
- a CDS encoding biotin/lipoyl-binding protein — MLTAQVNNRTFSLASSPDGLLVNGEKLDWDVVEISVGYFHIIHNNQSYRAEVVKADPAAKAFTIKINGTKYEVMVKDRFDLLLEKLGMNSASAGALHSIKAPMPGLIVDLKVAVGDTVHTGDALLILEAMKMENVLKASGPATVKTVKVKKGDSVEKGQVLIEFGS; from the coding sequence ATGCTTACGGCTCAGGTTAATAACCGCACCTTTTCGCTGGCCTCCTCGCCTGACGGCCTGCTTGTTAATGGTGAAAAACTGGATTGGGATGTTGTTGAAATCAGCGTAGGGTATTTTCATATTATTCACAACAACCAAAGCTACCGAGCAGAGGTAGTGAAGGCCGACCCGGCAGCCAAGGCGTTCACCATTAAAATCAATGGCACCAAGTACGAAGTGATGGTTAAGGATCGCTTTGATTTACTGCTGGAAAAACTAGGCATGAACAGTGCTTCGGCCGGTGCGCTGCATTCCATCAAAGCGCCCATGCCCGGGCTAATTGTGGACCTGAAGGTAGCTGTTGGCGATACAGTCCATACGGGTGATGCGCTGCTCATCCTGGAAGCCATGAAAATGGAAAATGTACTAAAGGCCTCCGGACCGGCCACTGTTAAAACCGTTAAGGTAAAAAAAGGCGACAGCGTGGAAAAAGGGCAGGTGCTGATTGAATTTGGCAGCTGA
- the mnmH gene encoding tRNA 2-selenouridine(34) synthase MnmH: MVISPEEFLSLRKLLPVVDVRCEGEFHNGHIPGAINIPLLNNTERAAVGTDYKQKGQAEAIKTGFRLVGPRLVDIVNEAERIASNNEMIVHCWRGGMRSTFFSRFVEMAGIKTRQLKGGYKAYRNMVQGSFQLPFKLIVIGGFTGSGKTEILRALEKAGEQVINLEHLAHHKGSVFGGLRMPPQPTTEQFENDLFEVILSLDTTRPIWIEDESIAIGTVFLPLAFWKTLSASPVIEIDVDKSVRVHRLVTEYSQSDPTDFLNALTGITKKLGGQHYKAAKEKLLAGDWHSTIDIVLTYYDKAYRNGLERKQHRIIRRLPWDGKNVELILKNLLTAQVV, from the coding sequence GTGGTCATCTCGCCCGAAGAATTCTTATCGCTCCGTAAATTACTGCCCGTAGTGGATGTCCGCTGCGAAGGCGAATTTCATAACGGACACATACCCGGAGCCATTAACATTCCGTTGCTGAACAACACCGAACGGGCAGCCGTGGGCACAGATTACAAACAAAAAGGACAAGCGGAAGCAATTAAAACCGGTTTCCGGCTGGTAGGCCCGCGGTTAGTTGATATTGTTAACGAAGCTGAAAGAATTGCATCAAACAACGAAATGATTGTTCATTGCTGGCGCGGAGGCATGCGCTCAACGTTTTTCAGCCGCTTTGTGGAAATGGCCGGTATTAAAACCCGCCAATTGAAAGGAGGCTACAAAGCGTACCGAAACATGGTGCAGGGTTCGTTTCAATTACCCTTTAAACTAATCGTAATTGGCGGATTCACCGGCAGCGGTAAAACCGAAATCCTTCGGGCACTGGAAAAAGCCGGTGAGCAGGTGATTAACCTGGAGCATCTCGCCCATCACAAGGGCTCAGTATTTGGCGGATTGCGGATGCCCCCCCAACCTACTACCGAACAATTTGAAAATGATCTGTTTGAGGTGATCCTTTCGCTGGATACAACCAGACCAATCTGGATTGAAGATGAATCCATTGCCATAGGCACGGTATTTCTTCCACTTGCCTTCTGGAAAACCCTAAGCGCAAGCCCGGTGATAGAAATTGATGTTGATAAATCCGTTCGGGTGCATCGCCTGGTAACGGAATACAGCCAATCCGATCCGACTGATTTTCTGAACGCCCTTACCGGCATTACTAAAAAACTGGGCGGCCAACACTACAAAGCGGCCAAAGAGAAACTGCTGGCCGGTGATTGGCACAGTACCATTGATATTGTGCTGACCTATTACGACAAAGCCTACCGAAACGGACTGGAGCGAAAACAACATCGGATTATCAGGCGATTACCTTGGGATGGGAAAAATGTAGAATTGATTTTGAAAAATTTATTAACAGCCCAGGTGGTTTAA
- a CDS encoding UMP kinase — protein sequence MKYKRILLKLSGEALQGSNKETHIDPAMLEQYSEEVKRVKEKGVELAIVIGGGNIFRGGEADVLGIDRVQGDYMGMLATVINAMALQSALERHGLYTRLMSGIKMEQVCEPFIRRRAIRHLEKGRIVIFGAGIGNPYFTTDSTASLRAIEIQANVVLKGTRVDGVYNKDPEKFNDAVRYSKLSFQEAYEKNLNIMDMTAFTLCMENKLPIIVFDMNKKGNLLKVAMGEEAGTLIS from the coding sequence ATGAAATACAAGCGCATCCTGCTCAAACTTAGCGGAGAGGCCCTGCAGGGCTCCAACAAAGAAACCCACATCGACCCGGCCATGCTTGAGCAATATTCCGAAGAAGTTAAGCGTGTAAAGGAGAAAGGCGTTGAACTGGCGATTGTGATAGGAGGCGGAAATATTTTTCGCGGTGGCGAAGCCGATGTATTGGGCATTGACCGCGTACAGGGCGATTACATGGGTATGCTGGCAACCGTTATCAATGCCATGGCCCTGCAAAGTGCGCTTGAACGACACGGACTGTACACCCGGCTGATGTCGGGTATTAAAATGGAGCAGGTTTGCGAGCCGTTTATCAGGCGCAGGGCAATCCGCCACCTCGAAAAGGGGCGGATTGTTATTTTCGGGGCAGGCATCGGCAACCCGTATTTCACTACCGATTCCACCGCCAGCCTGCGGGCTATTGAAATACAGGCCAACGTGGTACTGAAGGGGACACGCGTAGATGGTGTGTACAATAAAGATCCCGAAAAATTTAACGATGCCGTCAGGTACAGCAAACTGTCGTTTCAGGAAGCTTATGAGAAAAACCTCAACATCATGGACATGACGGCCTTTACCCTGTGCATGGAAAACAAATTGCCGATAATCGTTTTCGATATGAATAAGAAAGGTAACCTGCTGAAAGTAGCCATGGGCGAAGAAGCCGGCACCCTCATCAGTTAG
- the rsrA gene encoding mycothiol system anti-sigma-R factor: MPKPPDSSDPSKAINCREMLQKILDGEATPEQQQQFKAHMEECMPCYKGYELEMAIKALLQKKCNGHGAPPDLIEKIKNQISHNTPH; encoded by the coding sequence ATGCCAAAACCTCCCGACTCATCCGATCCCTCCAAGGCTATCAACTGCAGGGAAATGCTTCAGAAAATCCTTGATGGTGAAGCCACCCCCGAACAGCAACAACAGTTTAAAGCACACATGGAAGAGTGCATGCCTTGCTATAAGGGCTACGAACTGGAAATGGCCATCAAGGCCCTGCTTCAAAAAAAATGCAACGGCCATGGCGCCCCGCCCGACCTGATTGAAAAAATTAAAAATCAAATCAGCCACAATACCCCGCATTAA
- the frr gene encoding ribosome recycling factor, whose translation MEEIEMYLEDAKEHMMKTLNHVGHELTKIRAGKANPAMLDGVQVSYYGTMTPLNQVSSMTTPDARTIFIKPWEKNLIPEIEKAIRDANLGLNPQNDGQQVIVNIPMLTEERRKQLVKQVGHECEQGRISIRNIRKETNEHLKKIKGTSEDDIKDAEATVQKFTDEFIAKIDALMKKKESEILTV comes from the coding sequence ATGGAAGAAATTGAAATGTACCTTGAAGATGCCAAAGAACACATGATGAAGACCCTTAACCATGTGGGGCATGAGCTAACGAAAATCCGAGCGGGCAAAGCCAACCCGGCTATGCTCGATGGGGTACAGGTTTCTTATTATGGCACCATGACACCGCTAAACCAGGTGTCGTCAATGACTACACCCGATGCACGAACCATCTTTATCAAACCCTGGGAGAAGAACCTCATTCCTGAAATTGAAAAGGCCATCCGCGATGCCAACCTCGGTCTTAATCCGCAAAATGACGGCCAGCAGGTAATTGTTAACATACCGATGCTAACCGAAGAAAGACGCAAACAACTGGTAAAACAGGTTGGGCACGAGTGCGAGCAGGGCCGGATCAGCATCCGTAACATCCGCAAAGAAACCAACGAACACCTGAAGAAGATAAAAGGCACCAGCGAAGATGATATTAAAGATGCCGAAGCCACAGTACAGAAATTTACCGATGAGTTTATAGCCAAGATTGACGCCTTGATGAAGAAGAAGGAAAGTGAAATTCTAACTGTTTAA